The window TTGACGCAAGGTCTTCAAGAAAGGCTTTTATTTCGGCGTTTTCAAAATGCATTTTCAGCACCTGTTACGCGTTGTTTTTAATTATTCCGAGTTTTTCAGCCACTTCAACGCCATAGCCAGGATTTTCGCGGAAGGCGTTACGTATCAGGCTGAGCCAAACTCCGTCTGCGTATTCGTCGTCAAGAAAATCGTACATGTACTGCGGATCTCCGCTCGTGAGATAACATTCGTCAAGGAATATGTCGTAAAAATTCATGAGCAGATATGCAAGCTGCTCCTTGTTCCGACAGATTTCCCTTATTTTGTCAATGTTCTTTTTCATTTGTACAGCCTCCTGTTTATTGTATGAATGTTGCGTCACCGAATGAAAAGACACGATAGCGTTCTTTCATTGCCGTTTTGTATGCCGCCATTATCGTATCATAGCCTGCAAACGCAGAGACGAGCATAAGCAGCGTACTTTTCGGCAGGTGAAAGTTTGTTATCAGCGCGTCAACTATTTTAAACTCAAATCCTGGGCGGATAAAGAGGTTTGAATTCATTATGCCAGGCTCAATTTTCCCTGTTTCACGCGCAAAGCTTTCAAGCGTGCGGACAACTGTCGTCCCGACCGCTACCACCCTGCGGCCTTCCGCTTTTGCGCGGTTGATTTTTTCCGCCGTTTCGGCAGATATTTCGCAAAGTTCAAAGTGCATTATATGGTCGTCAACATTGTCGCTTTTGACAGGTCTGAACGTTCCGAGCCCTACCTGAAGCGTTACGAAGACGTGCTCTACACCTGAGGCGTATATTTTTTCAAGCAGTTCGTTTGTAAAATGCAGTCCCGCCGTGGGCGAAGCAACGGAGTTCTCTTTTTCAAGCTTTGAATAGACTGTCTGATATTCTTCGGCGTCTGCCGTACTTTCCGTGATGTAGTGAGGAAGCGGCGTCTGTCCGTTTTTGTGTATGACGTCCAGCGCGTTGTCGCTCTCTGCAAAATATACGTAGCGCAGACCGTCTTCAAGACGTTCGCCGACGGTAACGACCGAGCCGCCCGAAAAAGTTACTTTCGTACCTTCGGGAAGCTTGCGCCCGGGTTTCACAAGAGCAGTCCATTTGCCCTGATTTTCAGAAACAGGCGAGAGAAAAAATATTTCAACCTTTGCCCCGTCACCGTTTTTTCTTCCTTCAAGACGCGCGGGGAGCACTCTCGTATCGTTCATAACGAGCAGGTCGCCCGGACGGAGATATTCCGTTACGTCGCGGAAAATTCTGTGTTCAAATTCCGTGCTGCCTTTTTTGATTACCATAAGCCGCGCGGAGTCGCGAGGAGACGCGGGGTTCTGCGCAATGAGCGACTGGTCAAGAGGATAATCAAAGGTTGAGGTTTTGTTAAAATCAGGCTTCATCAGTAATGCTCCAGTATGAGCCCAGGAAAATAATATTCAAGAATCTGCCGGCAGTCCCAGCCGTTTTCAGCCATTGCCTTTGCCTGTCTCTGCGGAAGTCCGACGCCGTGTCCCCAGCCTTTTCCGCTGAAAGTTACGGTTTCTCCTATGCCGTATTCGCCAAACTGCGCCGCAGGCTGAATATCCTGTGCCTTTTCAGTTTTTTCAGCTGTTCCGCTTCCGCCGGAGACAGACTGCGCAACCACGTTATTGGCTGTATCAAGCCTTCTCATGCCAAGTTCTATATATTCGTCAATTTTCTCAGGCTTTGCAAGCATTCGCATGAATTCTTCAACGCTGAAAAGTCTGTTGTCCGCAAACCAGTTCAGCTGCGCCCGTTTATCCTCAGGCATAGTACTGCGGTCTATCACTCTTTTTCTTCCGAACGCCGGAACGTATGCCGTTTTTCGCGGTGCTGAAACGACGGGCGCACCGCCGCCGAAATTTACAAGCGTGCTTTTAAGTCCTGTCAGTATGCGGAATTTGTTTCCGTTAAGCGATGCTTTTCCGCTGCTGCCCCTGATTTCAAGAGAGGCTATTCGTCCGCTTGCGTCGCGTTTTACGTTTGAAAAGGCAAGCGGCGTGCCTATTGAAAAGCCGGCGTTGTTAAGGCATTTTTCAAGTTCTTCCCTGCTGATTGTTTTAGTCCAGGAGCTGTCTGTTCCCTGCGGAAATTTGTCAGGTTTTGCGGTAAGATACGGCAGCGCCTTTCCTCCCCACACATCGCTGTTTCCCGTAGTTATTCCGCCGCTGTCCGCATGATAAAAAACAGCCGCAGGCTGTCCGTCGTATTTCAGGACAAGCCCTGCTGTTTCCTTTACAGCGCGTACGGGGCCGTCGTCAAGCGAAAAATCCGCAGAAGCCGTGCAGTTTCCGCGTCCGGCGTTAAGCTCAAACGTGCGGGCAAGCACCGCCTGGGCTTTGAGAGCCTCAATATTCCAGCCAGGGCTCATTTCTTTTTTGACGTGAGTCAGTATGTAGCCTTCAAAGCCTTCGTCAAAACTTTCTTCAGCAAAACATACCGTGCATAAAGCAAGAGTAATCGCAAACGCTGCGAACACAATTTTTTTCATTATTTAAACCTCGAAAAGAATTTCAGAAGAAGCGAAAGTACGACGCTAACAAGCAGCATTGTGCCGAACGGCGCAAATACCGTAACTTTTTTGCCGTGATATGAAATGTCTCCGGGCAGACGCCCGAACGGAAGCGAAAGTTTCCCTGCAAGCAGAAAAATACAGCCGGCAGCCGTGAGCAGCAGTCCGAAAAATATCAGCGTTTTGCCGAGCTGTTGCATTATTCCCCGTCCGTATCAAGCAGCTGAGTCTGCTGATACTGCACAAAATCAGACGGCACCGGTTTGCCGAGATAGCCCCACGATGCTTTTGTAGCCTTGCGTCCGCGCGGGGTGCGTTCTATAAGCCCTTTCTGTATCAGATACGGCTCGTAGATGTCTTCTATGGTTCTCGTGTCTTCATTAAGGGCGGCGGCTAACGTTGAAAGCCCGACAGGACCTCCTTCAAACAGCTCCACAACAGCTTTCAGATATTTTCTGTCGCTGTCGTCAAGTCCCTGATCGTCAACGCCGAGCATATTAAGCGCTTCGTTGGCGGTTGTTCTGTCAATCGTTGCCAGCCCCTTGACTTCCGCAACGTCGCGCACACGGCGCAGGAAACGCAGCGCAACACGGGGCGTGCCGCGCGAACGGAGACCGATTTCCTCCGCTGCGTCGTCATTTATTCCTATGCCGAGCACGGATGCGCCGCGTCTTACAATAGCGGTCAGTTCCTCCGGCGTGTAGAGCTTAAGCTGTTCGCATATCCCGAAACGTGCGCGGAGCGGCGAACTAAGCAAACCAAGCCGCGTCGTAGCCCCTATAAGCGTAAATTTCGGAAGCGTGAGCGAAATGCTCCTCGCAAGAGGACCTTTGCCGGTAATAATTGACAGCGAAAAATCTTCCATCGCCGGATAGAGTATTTCCTCAACGTTGGCAGGCATTCTGTGTATTTCGTCTATGAAAAGCACGTCTCCGGGCTGTATGTTCGAAAGCAGCGCGGCAAGGTCGCCTGCGCGTTCAAGAGCCGGTCCGGTCGTAACGCGGAGACTGCCGTGCATTTCTTTGGCGATAATTCCGGCAAGCGTTGTTTTGCCAAGCCCCGGAGGACCGTAGAACAGCACGTGGTCAAGCGGTTCCTCACGCTGAAGAGCCGCGGTCATAAATATGCTGAGTTTGTCTTTCAGTTCCGACTGCCCCACAAATTCTTCAAGCGCGGCAGGGCGCAGCGACTGAACGTCAAAATCGCGTTCAGGTTCGTAACGCATTCTTTCCATAAGCTTATCGTCAGTATCGGGATACATCATAGCCGCAAGCCTCCGTTAACGCCTCTGAAGCATACTGAGAGACGACCTGAGCAGTTCGGATTCCGTCCACTCTTTTTCCGGGTCAGCCATGCCTTTTGAAAGGGCAACAGCACGGGCGGCTTCGCTCTGCGAAAAGCCGAGTCCGACAAGCGCGTCCATGACGGAATTGTCAAAGCCTCCGGCGGCAAATGAAGAAACGGAACCACCGCCTGCTCCGGGAAATTTCTTTTCGATTTTGTTTTTAAGCTCGAAGCAGATGCGTTCGGCGCGTTTTGCGCCAAGCCCCGGGGCTGTAAGCATACGAGGCGATTCGCTTGTAATCGCCTGTACAACGTCGTCAAAATTGTTGTGTCTCAAAACTGTAATCGCAAGCTTTCCGCCTACGGTTTTCACCTGCACCAGTTCAAGGAAAAGTTCCTTTTCCCTTTCGTCGGCAAAACCAAACATACTGACGCCTGCGTCGCTTATCTGCATGTACGCAGGGCAGCTGAGATCTTCGCCGGCTACGGCATTGTTAATCAGCGCTTTCGAAACGAAAAGCTGTATTCCGAAACCGGAAACGTCAAGTATTATGCTGTCGTCAGTTACGGAAAGCACCTTTCCGCGAAGCGAACTTATCATTTTACAACCCTCTCAGAAGACTGTTGTCAAAATTGGAAGCGGTCATACCCGCGATGGCTATTGCCAAAGCGTCGGCGGCGTCATCAGGGGTCGGACGTTTCGGAAGTCCGAGAATTTTCGCTACCATTCCCTGAACCTGTATTTTTTCCGCAAGCCCGTAGCCGCATACCGCCATTTTAACGTCAGCTGGCTTCAGTTCATACGGTTCAAGTCCGAGTTCGGAAGCGTACAGCAGAATTATTCCGCGCGCCTCCCAGACCATTTCAGCGGTCGTTACGTTTCTGCCGAAGAACAGTTTTTCAACGGCAAAAACCTCGGGCCGGTACTGGTCAAGAATTATGTGCAGCTCGTCGTAAAGGCATTTCAGACGCTGCGTAACCGAAATTTTTGTGGGCGTCTTGATAACGCCGTACGTTTCGCATACGAGCCTGTTTCCGATCTGCGAAATTACTCCGTAGCCGCAAGTGCCAAGCCCCGGGTCAATGCCCAGGGCTCGTTTCGGCTTATTTTGCGTATTAGTCGTCAAGCTGTGCAAGAACGTCGTCCGCTATTACAAAGTTCGCGTAAACAGCCTGAACGTCGTCGTCTTCTTCAAAACGCTCTACCAGCGAGAGCATTTTCTGAGCTTTTTCTTTCGTGGTGATTGTGACCGTGTTTTTTGGAATCATTGCGATTTCCATTGATTCCACGTTGTAGCCTGCGTCTTTGAGCGCCTGGGCGACTTTTGCGAGCATAGTGGCTTCGCAGTTGACTTCAAAGCCTTCTTCTCCTGTCGTCATGTCGTCTCCGCCTGCGTCGAGAACTGCCATCAGCAATTCTTCTTCGTCAATGCCTTCGCCGACAATCTGGATTATGCCTTTGCGGTCAAAGTTCCATGCAACGCAGCCCATTTCACCGATCTGTCCGCCGCACTTCGTGAAGAGCGAACGCATAACAGGAGCCGTTCTGTTGCGGTTGTCGGTCATAGCGTCAACCATAACCGCGACTCCGTCCGGACCGTAACCTTCGTAGTAGATTTCTTCCATCGGTCCGCCGAGTTCTCCTGTTCCTCTTTTGATTCCGCGGTCGATGTTGTCCGCAGGAACGTTGCCGGCTTTTGCCCTGTCTATTGCGACTTTAAGACGGAAGTTGGCGTTCGGGTCTCCGCCGCCTTCTCTCGCGGCTGCGATTATATCCTTAATAAGTTTCTGGAAAGCTACTCCTCTTTTTGCGTCCTGTGCTTCTTTACGGCGTTTGATACCTGCCCAGTGTGAATGTCCTGACATTTTTATCACCTCATAATAGATTTAGTTTCTGAATTAAAACACGAAAAACTGCCTGTACTTCAGCACAGGTTCGGAGGAAGCGAAGCGCGCTCAACAGACCACGGCTTCGCCAGTTTCTGATTGTTTTCAAAGTATCTTCTTCGCAGCATGCGTTCACTCCGCGTCTTGCGATTTAGTACTGATATTTTAGCATAAATGAGAGCAGGACAACAGCATAAATTTAGTACTGCTGTCCGCACATTCTTTTTAATAATTTCCTATTGAGGCGACCATAACCGCTTTTATCGTGTGCAGACGGTTTTCGGCTTCGTCAAAAACCTTTGAGAACGGCGCTTCAAGCACTTCTTCCGTAACTTCGCTGCCCTTTACCGCAGGCAGGCAGTGCAGGAATATCGTTTCAGCCTTTCCTGTTGCTTTTATAAGCTCCATATTGACCTGATAGGGCGCAAGCAGTTTTTTGCGTTCTTCGTACTGCGCTTCCTCACCCATCGACGCCCATACATCGGTATAAATAACGTCCGCGTTTTCGACAGCTTCTTTTGGATCAG of the Candidatus Equadaptatus faecalis genome contains:
- the queA gene encoding tRNA preQ1(34) S-adenosylmethionine ribosyltransferase-isomerase QueA, whose translation is MKPDFNKTSTFDYPLDQSLIAQNPASPRDSARLMVIKKGSTEFEHRIFRDVTEYLRPGDLLVMNDTRVLPARLEGRKNGDGAKVEIFFLSPVSENQGKWTALVKPGRKLPEGTKVTFSGGSVVTVGERLEDGLRYVYFAESDNALDVIHKNGQTPLPHYITESTADAEEYQTVYSKLEKENSVASPTAGLHFTNELLEKIYASGVEHVFVTLQVGLGTFRPVKSDNVDDHIMHFELCEISAETAEKINRAKAEGRRVVAVGTTVVRTLESFARETGKIEPGIMNSNLFIRPGFEFKIVDALITNFHLPKSTLLMLVSAFAGYDTIMAAYKTAMKERYRVFSFGDATFIQ
- a CDS encoding SpoIID/LytB domain-containing protein, with the translated sequence MKKIVFAAFAITLALCTVCFAEESFDEGFEGYILTHVKKEMSPGWNIEALKAQAVLARTFELNAGRGNCTASADFSLDDGPVRAVKETAGLVLKYDGQPAAVFYHADSGGITTGNSDVWGGKALPYLTAKPDKFPQGTDSSWTKTISREELEKCLNNAGFSIGTPLAFSNVKRDASGRIASLEIRGSSGKASLNGNKFRILTGLKSTLVNFGGGAPVVSAPRKTAYVPAFGRKRVIDRSTMPEDKRAQLNWFADNRLFSVEEFMRMLAKPEKIDEYIELGMRRLDTANNVVAQSVSGGSGTAEKTEKAQDIQPAAQFGEYGIGETVTFSGKGWGHGVGLPQRQAKAMAENGWDCRQILEYYFPGLILEHY
- a CDS encoding DUF2905 domain-containing protein, producing MQQLGKTLIFFGLLLTAAGCIFLLAGKLSLPFGRLPGDISYHGKKVTVFAPFGTMLLVSVVLSLLLKFFSRFK
- the ruvB gene encoding Holliday junction branch migration DNA helicase RuvB, which gives rise to MYPDTDDKLMERMRYEPERDFDVQSLRPAALEEFVGQSELKDKLSIFMTAALQREEPLDHVLFYGPPGLGKTTLAGIIAKEMHGSLRVTTGPALERAGDLAALLSNIQPGDVLFIDEIHRMPANVEEILYPAMEDFSLSIITGKGPLARSISLTLPKFTLIGATTRLGLLSSPLRARFGICEQLKLYTPEELTAIVRRGASVLGIGINDDAAEEIGLRSRGTPRVALRFLRRVRDVAEVKGLATIDRTTANEALNMLGVDDQGLDDSDRKYLKAVVELFEGGPVGLSTLAAALNEDTRTIEDIYEPYLIQKGLIERTPRGRKATKASWGYLGKPVPSDFVQYQQTQLLDTDGE
- a CDS encoding Holliday junction branch migration protein RuvA; the encoded protein is MISSLRGKVLSVTDDSIILDVSGFGIQLFVSKALINNAVAGEDLSCPAYMQISDAGVSMFGFADEREKELFLELVQVKTVGGKLAITVLRHNNFDDVVQAITSESPRMLTAPGLGAKRAERICFELKNKIEKKFPGAGGGSVSSFAAGGFDNSVMDALVGLGFSQSEAARAVALSKGMADPEKEWTESELLRSSLSMLQRR
- the ruvC gene encoding crossover junction endodeoxyribonuclease RuvC, which gives rise to MTTNTQNKPKRALGIDPGLGTCGYGVISQIGNRLVCETYGVIKTPTKISVTQRLKCLYDELHIILDQYRPEVFAVEKLFFGRNVTTAEMVWEARGIILLYASELGLEPYELKPADVKMAVCGYGLAEKIQVQGMVAKILGLPKRPTPDDAADALAIAIAGMTASNFDNSLLRGL
- a CDS encoding YebC/PmpR family DNA-binding transcriptional regulator; protein product: MSGHSHWAGIKRRKEAQDAKRGVAFQKLIKDIIAAAREGGGDPNANFRLKVAIDRAKAGNVPADNIDRGIKRGTGELGGPMEEIYYEGYGPDGVAVMVDAMTDNRNRTAPVMRSLFTKCGGQIGEMGCVAWNFDRKGIIQIVGEGIDEEELLMAVLDAGGDDMTTGEEGFEVNCEATMLAKVAQALKDAGYNVESMEIAMIPKNTVTITTKEKAQKMLSLVERFEEDDDVQAVYANFVIADDVLAQLDD